TGCAATATGTTTTGTTATGTAAAAAAGTGTGTGCTCTGGCAAAATATAGTTATGTCAATGACTATAAATGTGGACACAAATATGCACTGAAGTATAATAGCATAGAAATATCTTCTCAGATTTGTCATAATTTTCTCAAGAACTTATTACAAGTCTTTGCACCCAATAAGCACATATTAATCAACCTAAAAcatttgttgttaaaaaaataaacaaaataggGAGGTTGGAAAAGGGAGTACTTTCTAGGATTCAGAAGGGAATGGTGGAGGATTCCTTGAAGGCTGTCTTTGCACTTAAAAAAGTGCGATACACATTTGTACCTTTCTAGCCGTTGCTAAACATGtacaatcttaaaaaaaaagtctttggaATGTTTTTACTATGAATTTCCCCCGACCAATTTAGAAAACATTGTGCTCATTCCAACTACATTCTGTGTtcctttcattgtgttttttcaccTTGAGTGGCTACCTTAATATTTTTGTGCTGTGACAACAACAGGCAAAACTGACCAAGTAAGGCATGCTGTTACAACTTGCCTCCACTGGAGGGCAGTCTGCACTGTAAAAATTGAATATGTGGGTGTATCTGATTGAAGGTCAGTGTGCTTCTTTTTCCTTCCATACATGATGTGATTCCCATTTAGGATTTGGAACAAAAATAGTACAGCCAGGATACACTTGAGCCACGTAAGCTCACAGAGGGAAAATCCATTTTGACTTGCTTCTTTTAGACACTTCGATTGTGTCCTTCCTAGAATTTTACAGTATCATGATAGAAATGTCAGTGCTTTTTAATGCGCAGGCTAAGGACTTGGTAAACATTATCATACATTTCAATGATTTACACAAACAATGGCAGTAAATGTTGAGATGTGCAAAGACCTGCCTCCTCTGAGATTCTCCTCCATCATTCCCATCAGGCTTTGTGCCAGTCCCATGTCACAGGGACATACAATATGCCCTTCACAAGTATTCACAGGTTGAATCACCAATACAGTATAATGcattaaacacatttcataATGAAACATTCATATGTTAtctacacactcatacagaaCCCTCCCATATGTAGAGGGATTTATATGAGACCTCTGTATATATCACGTAAGATACTGTAGGTTCATAATTTTctctctgtactgtatgttttttccaaaaataaatcatgactgtgtgtttagACTGTCTTGACAGATTTTCGGTtgacaaaacacacatctcCTGCAGGAAAATTGAATGGTCATagaggacagaaggagagagacaagtGTCAAATGGAAATAGATAATAtctggagaggaagaagagcagaatgaaagaaaggaaacgCATGTGCATCGTTGTGTGAGGGGGGGAGGGTGACAGAGCTGTGGGAGAGGATGCCTTCAGAGGGAGGATTCGTACTGCAGGAGTTCATAAAGAAGCGGACCATCCCTATACCTGATGCCCACCGCATTAGGGCTAATGTACTGCAGCACATTTATGGTCCTGCGCAGGCGCCGATCCACAAAGTGTGCGTCCCAGGCTGGGTAGCGTTTTCTGGGCATGTCTATCTTGATGAGAGGACCCTCGGGTCGGATGGGCCTTCCGGCTGCATCCACAGGCTCTGTGGACCTCACCTGGAAAACCGGAAGGCAGGTGTCCGTGGCTGTTTCATCTGACTCCACATGTTCTCCTGCCAGACCCCGTGTGGGGGTGGCCTGAGAACCACGGGGGCCCGGTGTGGGAGCCATGGGCTCAGCCTCGGGGGGTAGCGGAAGGCCCCACAGCAGCTCAGCACAGCAGGAGCTGGCCAGCACCCTCAGCCGGGGGCCCATGGGGTGTAGGACCCCGTAATAGAGAACCATACAGGCCACACCTGAGGCAAAGCACAGGAAGACGCCACAGAGGGCAAAAGAGGCATAGGCGTCAGTGGTGGCTGGGTCGCGGTACGCATACCAAAGGGAGCTGAGGATGGCGTTCTCTAACAGTACTACTGTGTAATAGGCCACCATTCTGTACCGCGTCCGGCCTTCACGTACATTGAACCAACAGAAGACATAGACCACGCCCACCACCATGTTGAACAGTACCTCCTCCCACTTGGACATGCAGAAGTCGGTGCCGCCATGGATGACCCAGAAAGCCATGGCGCACCAATGGAGCACCACAAAAATGCCAAAGTAGATGTGGAAAACGGAGGCAAATAGGGCAAAGGAGAGCACCCGTGAGGAGATGGTAAAAAGGCGCCAGAACAGATGCACCAGGGCACCTCGGTAACTCATGCTCTTCTTGTCGTCACGTGAATCACGCAGGAGTTTGTGGTAAGAGGCTAGCACCCAGGCCAGGGACAGGAGGGAGGACATGGCAGAAACACCTGGTAATATAGACAGAGAGTAATAAAGagtaaaagaagagaaaggctAAGAATTGTAAGAATGAGAGATATTGATAGATGGTtctaaaaacatcaaaaactgaaagaaaaaatcCAGTTTCATTTGGAATATAAAGCATAACCCAAAGAATTATAGTTTTATCTTGACTAGGCTGCCTTTGCACTTGTATACagtaggtttcttttcagccaAAGCAATGCATCACATTTTTGAAGGGCATATTATTACCTAGATCATCATAGGTCATTCAGTCAACATGGTTTCCATTTAGTGCACCAATCCAGTTTCCTTTTGACATGTATAATAGTAGAGACAGCAGATATGTCAGAGCAGTAACCTGCTGCATGAAAAATGATAGAGGATTatctgcagagcagcagcatggTGCCTCTCAGCAAATGTATTGATGGCATTTCTATAGACATCCTGACAGAGAGGAGTATCACTTGTTATGATTGAATTGCCTTCCTTGAGTAACTGCATTGTATGAGGAAACTGGAATGGTAAAAGGGGTTTCAATAACAAGAGTGATGAGTGTTGGAAATTGGATACAATGGTGGAGAATATTGCCCACTGTAAATAAAGTGATACGCGTACTTCACAGCAAACCGATTGTCAGGTGTAAAATACGGAAACGTCTCGGCATCATGTGATAACCACAGTACAAGTGAGGACatataatgcaaaaaaaaaaaaaaaaagactacacacaaacaaaatcagacTCAAGCGTTGCTCATATAGAGCCAGAGGGAGCCCCTTACACTGCAGCCACTCAGCCTTGTTGCTCTGGATCAtgatgcagagctgcagcaccagCTGAGGGGCGCTTTCTAAGAAGGTCTCTAGCAGTCGCAGCATGTTGACATCGGCATACTCGTACATCATAGCCCAGTAAAAACGCCGCTGGTTCTCCTTCTGCCGGTGACTTTGTATGCCGAGGTACATGGTGCGGATGTacctgaagagacagacagaacagagagttAGACAATCCCAGTATTCTGGTGTCATATACTATGTCTGCAATAATGAACACTTTACCTTATTAATACAAAAGAGAGTGATGGTTTGCGGCCCAAAGACATGTACAATACAAAGCCACACTTTACCTGCACATGGCAGAGTTTTTATAACACTAGAGGGCATGCATAGCTACATTTTTCGACAGAAAATATATCCATCTGCATTTATTAGGAGTTTATCATTAGGTTCTGAATGAGTTATGGggaattttttacttttgtgaaCAAAATTTGTTCACAAAAGCAGGAAACTTTTAGTGATAAGAGGCTGGAAAAACCTTTCAGAAAATACCACCTCTTCCTACTTAGCtagactttttaaaacacactaAAACATATCTATCTGCATTTATCATTTAGGTTCTAAATGAGTGAACTATGAATTTTCTCATGTCGAACAATACCTGGCAAGAAGTGTGTGAATTTGCTACAACTGTACTGAACTATAGGACTATACTACAGGACTCTTATATACTATAGGACTAACTATAGGATGCATATAGTAAACAAGGCAATATTCATTCCCTTAAGTGCACCACATGACCCATATTGTCAGCTGCTGCAACGGCTATTTTCATAACTGATGGGGTTTCATAAATGGTGGACTGACTCTGGTGAAGCCAGGGAGATGGCAGGTAATGCAGCTGAAAAGTGGCAGCTAATTGAATCAAGCTCCTGTTGCAATCTAAGCCatagcccttttttttttttcttttttcaaaagaaaaggaCATCAGACACAGAGAGTCACTGTGAACTGCTGAGCGAAAATGTAATATGCTCAGGGCTGTGATATAGCTAATTAAGATTGTTATCTTCTTTGGGTAtggatttgttttgaaatataacGCTGCAGTTGGAGCCTCTAATTAACGTTCGCTAAAGAGGACAGGTAAACAAAGAcgaggaaaaacattttgtggaTTGAAGCTCTGGACACCACACCACTCACTTGctcggttaaaaaaaaaacaaaaaaacatcaatccatccaacaaaagaaaatcaagacAACGAATAGAGAGTAAAACAGCAGTCTGCCGGGCTTTTATCCTCTACAGTCTGTAAACAAGTTTTAGTTCCTCAAAAATGTTAACCCAAATCTGGCTGTAGAGAAGATAATCACTGAAACCAGTATGACAGTTACAGTGGTTTACAGTTATCTTAACTGTGACTTCAGTCATTGCATATTGGGTAGTAGCTGCAGGGTCTATCTGCCTGAGCTGGCAGAGTGGCCAAATAAATCCAGCACTTGATGCGAAGGCAGTCAACCGAGGACAATAGTGTAGCATGGACAGAAATAGACTAGACAGTAGCACTCACCAAAACAAATTGAGAGGCCATGGATCTAAATTCAGTTCCTAAAAGTGAGACACAAATTCACGGCAGCATAACAAACAAAGCCAGAAAATGCTTATGAGTGGTTTTCAACATAATTAGCTTCTGCATTAGCTATTGGGAAAGAGATTActgtttaatttgaaatgagGTTGAGAACAGTGCACTGTAAAGAATGCATTATCTAGTAGGGTCTGATTGCTCTTGGCTATTGTTTTGTCTGAGATTTAAGTATTAACCAGTTCCTATTGCATTCACTACAGCTCTCAAACAAATCTCTAGACTTTCAGTTCAATGTGATAAAATCTGGGAACATGACATACATTTGGTACATGGAGAAAGCCTGAGAAGAAATTAATGATCTCCACATATGCTTTGTTATTCTGGGGCGATAAAATAATTATCCAGCAACCATGAGAAAATGTTTAGACTTGACTTTGATTAGACACATTTTCTCTGATCTCTGGAAATTGGATTTGAAGTTGTTAATTTTGCAGAATTATTATTTATGGTATTATTAATTGTATGTTGAGAccacaaaccaaaaagaaatTCCTTATAATCACTAAATAATTATTTCATggcaaagaaaataatcaggtTAGAgatcagcacaaaaaaagatcAATAAGTATGACATTTCTAAGAAAATAGGTAACTTCCTTGCGCAAACTAGTGAAATTGaatggtctttttttcttcttacaaTAAATTTCCCTCCCGCAGTTACAGTAGCTATTAAATTTGCTCACAGAAGgacagatgaaaatgaaagcaaatatgAAGATGTGTCTGACAGGGAAACTATCACCTAGATTAAGGTGTTTTGTCATAAAATGCAgaatacacatactgtataccgTTATTTGTCATACTTTACTGTAACAAAAGATACACAATAGATCCCCCACAGGAGGATCTGTTCTACAGTTAGCACTGTTGTAGCATCCTTCTCCCACTGAGCCAGGGCTGCTAATGCACAGAGTaatcaaaaacagagaaagatcTGTCTGGGCAAGAAAATTTTGGAGCATAGTCTTTCTCAGGACAGTGGACAGGGGGAAGAAGAGAGGGGGCAAAATGGACAAAAGTTTTTTGGGATCAATAGCTCTGAGCTGTAAGAGGCCCTATTATGTCCAGAGGTAAAGGCTGGCATTCCGTGACATTTTCAGTTGGACTGGTAAATGTCAGATGGAACAAGTCAACCCCCTCTCCTTCACTAATGACATGCCACAGAGACCTACACGGGCCCTTTGTCTCCATCCCCCAATTTCCATTAGTCTGTGTGCTCCACTGATACATCTCACTGGTCTGTAGAACCTCCACCAGAAACAGTAATCTTCATGTCATCCGTAGCTgcctttctttaaaaaaaaaaaaaaaaaaagagtctacCACCAtgctagctgctctgtgaggctgtacttacatactaacatgctcacaataacaatgctaacatgcagaTGTTTAGCGCCATTTAATTTGAGTGTGTATTATCGTGCTTATGTTTGTTGGTTAGCACTAAACACATACTGCAAACCAATAATTGCTACTCTTAGAGCTTAAAAAATGTTACGGTCACAGATGATTTAACAAGGCATGGATATCTGGTTTGATATTTCCTCTTCGCTGACTGAGGATCAGCAGTATTTCTCACTTGTTTTTCGTTTAGTGTCAATACTATAgctcatcattcattttaaacagaTATCTTCTGCAATAATTAACACTTAAGCTCTTATTTTCAAAGCACATAAAGGTAAATAAGAGTTCTCACTGTAGACACTCATGTCGCCCCTTTCCTCTCTGATAATAGTTTGTTAGTTTATATTCCCtttgtttcagcacaaaaaaaacatgtacagtTAAACACTGGGTTTCACAGCTGTCAGAAAAATCTGAACTCACTCCATCACATcgctaacacacacatagtgcATGCCTTCACtggtatcacacacacacatcccgcGATTGTGATGCACACTGTTAACACTCCCACTGTGCCTTTTCAGATGTAGTAACACAAATGGCTCCCTAAAAataagcacgcacacacacacacttatacacacatgcacgcacaggcGTACTTGTCAGCACTGTAGGTAATAGGGGATTTCCTTTCTATTCCAGACACATTTGTCAGATggatctctttctctctcgctctctctctctctcctgccctcACTCCACTTAGACTGTGGCCCACTCCTTGATGCTTTCCTGTGCCCCTTCCGTTTTAGCTCCATAGCTCCTCTACAGGGCTCCTCATGAATTATTTGTGGCAAGATCATAGCAATCGCTCATGGCTCGTTAAGCAGCGTACGCATGGCCTAACAGCTCGACGCTGTGCCGGGGTCGTGTTCCAAGCCCGGCCGTCTGCCATTGCTGTTGAGACAGGGGTAGCCATTGACCcactccccaccaccaccctacaaacacacatacacacacgtgcacttACACAATTGCAAACACGCACCATCTTCAGAAACACAAGACTTCCCTGAGTCTCAAATTTACTAACCAAAGGAAGACGTCTGCTGTAAAGCCCATACACAGATATGAGACTGCAATTACAATGTTTGCACGAGTAGACATCTTGAGATTGGAGCATGAGCTGCAGTGAGAGACAGGTGgaatgacaaacacacacacacacccttgcaCCCACAGACCATGTGGACGAGTGGCTGCTTGGCCATGTtgttcccctcctctcctccaaaggCATTGACCGATGAGTCATCCAACCCTTATACTAATCCCTTGTGTGGGTGGTTAgaaggatcacacacacacacacctagccAAGTTTAACAGCATCTGTCTTCTAAGTCATGCTCGTGGGAAGGCTCAGCAGCTCAGACTGCATTCATATCTTGTCATAAGCTGATTCATAAGAAGATCACAAGTACTATTACAGCAGCATGAAGCAGAGCTTATGCATCATCTGTTAACAGGTGGAATCTGGCAGAACACTAAGCATGGGGGACATATAACATACGCACGGCCTGAGGgtttatgaaaatgtgtgtgtgcgtgtgtaaggTGGAGGCAGTGCCAGCTGCAATGAGTCACACCCTGAGTCACTCCGAGGGGCCGCACATCGACTCTCAATGTGGTTTAAACCTCCTTTATTGGGGAGATTTAAATCTCTCTCCGTCTTTTGTTCAATAGCTTCACTTCTCTATGTCATTCCCCCTTTTCATAACTCTCCCAAACACCCCACCCTGCCTCCAAGAGAGAATTCAACTTCTGCATGTggaaatttctctttttttgacGCTGATTTTCTTTCTGAGGAAAGTGGTGGAGgatgagtgggtgtgtgtgggaaggAGGGTAGCAGTTACAGCAGGTACTGCCTATTCATGGCCATTCTGATTCTTGTCTCTCTGGACTGGTTTTGCTCTGTCTCCATCCTCCGGGTGCTTTTTAATCTTTGCCTTgttgagtgtggaaaaaaatgaattagcaaCTACTGTAATGATCTATTAACTGTTTCGGTAGTTTCTGAAGCAAAAATGGCAGGTGTGTTGATGTTTctagcttcttaaatgtgagctttgcagcttttcctgtttttatataATATTTGGGGGTTTTAATCAGAAAAAGGCACCGTCTTAGGCCATAGGAAATTGAATTTTTTGGGGGGtcttttacagacaaaacaattaactgaaaaaaataccCTTGTTATATGAATAGCCTTTGTCTTATGAAAATCCTTTCTCTATGTTCATTGCTTTTAAAGTCTGTCTCTATAACTTTCCAAGACAGCAGTGTACAATTATTACTGTAAAGTATGGAATACTGACATAAAAGTCCATTTATTTCTCAATTCTTCTTCTCAGTTGGCGCAGCTCTGTGCCTGCCTAACTCTCCACTGAACAACCTTGCGTGGTTTCAGATACTATGCCCTTGAGTTCAAGTTTTCCTTCTTTTAGTCTAAGTGAGCAAGTAGCAATCATCGTCACTTGGTTAGAATACACACTCATAATTATCCTCTTTCATGCTTCTGTGAAGCCTTTATAAAGCAGCTCCTACTGTACAAACTGTAAGTGTGTGCAGCAAAAAGTCCTTTTGTGATTTTTTATCAAAGTGTAACAGGGACAGATTTTCTCGGCCTCCAGAGCACTGATACCTCACAGGGATGGTAGAAGTCGGAAAACACAGATAGCAGCCTTAGTTGTCTATGTATGAATGGCGAATAGCATTTCTTGTGATTTTCGAAGGAGAAAGTCATCTTTTCACTCACCCATAGTGAGGTTAGCAGTACCGGTCAGCTAAAGAAAAACTGGCAgggattcagtgtcttgctgaaggacacttcagcagacTGTCTTACAAATCGGTCTCCTTTTGCCCTTTACAGTGAATGAAAGTATCACAGCTCTGGCGGGAGTTTAACAgtgatgtcagtgttgtgttattCATCATTCGCCAATTTGTGCAGTGCCAAAGAAAACTGTTATAGCAAACATCCCCTCAGCTTAGCACCTCAGCCTCTATGGGAGGGAAATAGtaaggaaatgaaaatgtaggTGTTTTCAAAAAAACGTTAACGTTTATACACGTCAAGATCTGTGATTTTTGCTCTTTCCAGAAACACCTCATGGCTCTGTGTGGCTCAGTTGGCTTCCCCTTTAACTGTGTACCACTGATCCAACATCAGATATGTCTTTATCCTCCTTATGGCGGCGAATAGCCCTGGATGAAAGTGTGGCTGAGTCGAGATCTGAGTCCCAGGGGCGAGT
This genomic stretch from Toxotes jaculatrix isolate fToxJac2 chromosome 19, fToxJac2.pri, whole genome shotgun sequence harbors:
- the xkr6b gene encoding XK-related protein 6b, yielding MAAKSDGRGVVTGFAQLHNLDEVVGTGEDDTRNGSSFHICHCCNTSSCYWGCRSACLHYLRGMGKGKGRDAARPPQEERLWLDCLWIILALLVFFWDVGTDLWLAIDYYHKQDFLWSGLTLFFVLVPSVLVQILSFRWFVQDYTGGGLGSVEGLSSRRATACLQRDRCCRLSVWVWQTVIHIFQMGQVWRYIRTMYLGIQSHRQKENQRRFYWAMMYEYADVNMLRLLETFLESAPQLVLQLCIMIQSNKAEWLQCVSAMSSLLSLAWVLASYHKLLRDSRDDKKSMSYRGALVHLFWRLFTISSRVLSFALFASVFHIYFGIFVVLHWCAMAFWVIHGGTDFCMSKWEEVLFNMVVGVVYVFCWFNVREGRTRYRMVAYYTVVLLENAILSSLWYAYRDPATTDAYASFALCGVFLCFASGVACMVLYYGVLHPMGPRLRVLASSCCAELLWGLPLPPEAEPMAPTPGPRGSQATPTRGLAGEHVESDETATDTCLPVFQVRSTEPVDAAGRPIRPEGPLIKIDMPRKRYPAWDAHFVDRRLRRTINVLQYISPNAVGIRYRDGPLLYELLQYESSL